Part of the Intestinibacillus sp. Marseille-P6563 genome is shown below.
GGCGCTGATTTCGCCCGCCAGGGCGTCCAGATCGGCATCGGTGATGCCCATCTGCTCCATCAGGTTATCGATGGGTTTGAGCCCCATCTCCTTGGCGCATTTCAGACACAAGCCCTCCTGGGTGGAGTTATTGTTCTGATCGATTTTTGTAATAAACACCACTGCGACGTTCTTACCGCAGCGGGAACACATTGGCATATTCATAAAAAGCATCCTCTCCTTTCGATCGGGACTAGATGGTGGGCAGCAGGCCGAGCAGGAATGCGGTCAGGCTGGTGCCCTCCACGCGGGTGGGACTCAGCCAGCCCAGTTCGCCAAAGGTGCTCGGCGAAAAGATGGTCAGCGCGAGCAGACCGAGCAAACACAGCACCAGGCCAAACACGGCGCCCAAGGCAAACCCGCCCAGGCCGTCCAAAAAGCCGATCGGCCCGATGCGGGTAACGATTTTGAGCGCTGTGGCGACCATATGCACCACCACGTTCATCACGATCAGGAAAATAAAAAACAGTAAGAAAAACGCCAGACTCTCGGCCATGGATGCCGCCATATCGGTGGCGGTGGTTTGCAGGGTGTCGGCGAGTTCGGGCATGCGGGACAGCAGATCGGTCGCGCGGATCTCAAACACCTGGCCGACGATCGGTGTGACCAGATAGCGAGCCAGCGCGGGCGCAATCAGCCGGGCGGCCAGGGTTGCGCCCGCCAGAGCGACGATCCGGCCCAAAAAGTTGCATACCGTACGCACCAGACCGCGTGAAGCGCCCAGGATCGCACTGACCAGAATAATGGCCAGCAAGATCAGGTCCGGCATGTTGAGCAGCCCTTGGAGAACCGAGGGCAGGGTTTCATAAATATCCATGGTTATTTCAATTCCTCCGAGGTATCCGACGCGGCAGAAACAAAGGTTGCTTGCTTGGGATACGTCAGCCAAACCCCGCCATCGCCGGTCAGGCCCACACCGCCGGCACCTGCCGCGCTGGTGTTTGCCCACAGCGGCCGCAGGGCGCTGTCATAAACGGTCAGTCCACTGCTCGTCAGCAGCGCCAAACGCGCGCCGTCATAATCAATGGCCTGCAATTCTTCTTCAATCGCCAGCGGTTCCGACTGGGCGCCGCTCGCCTCCAAAATGGTCAGCTCCGAACGGGCCTGACCCGAATAGGAGTGGATCGCCAGCGCCAATTTGCCGCCGCCGAAGCAATAGGCGTTCAGGTCATCGACCGAATAGGAGATCGTTGTAATGATCTCGCCCTTGCGGTTGATGATCGACGTGCTGTAATCGCCGACCACGGCCACCGTACTACCGTCCAGATAGCCGACCGCAAGCGGTACCACCGACCCCAGCGACACTTCGCTGATGATCTTTTCACTATCCAAATCGCGGAAGTACAGTTTGCCTTCCAGTTCGGTGCCAGTCTGCTGGAAAGCCGCAACCGCCAGCCCCTTGCCGTCCGGCGACAGAGCTGCTGCCTGGAAATAGGCATCCGGGGTTGCCCATTTGAAAATCTGCTTGCCGCCGCTGGAAAAGACGGTCACAGCCGATTTATAACCGGTTTCGTTGGTAATGAGCGCATAATCGCCGCTATCTCCCAGGCAGCCCGATAAAATCGGGGATTCCAGCTTCTGACGGCTGGCGACCAGCATACTTGATGTGAGCACTGCGCTGCTTCCCTCTCGGTCATACACCAGCACATAGCGGTCATTGACGCACAGTTCGGGCGATGAATAGCCGAGGGGCTCGGTCAGCTGGGTGCCGCCCGGCGTTTTTAACACCAGGTTATCGTTATCCGCCACAGCGACCCCATCGCCAAACGGGAGAATGGCCGCCGAATTGCCAGCTTCGTATCCGATGCGATCGCCCGCCTGGCCCGCCGAAAACCCAGCGGTCAGATAGGTGCCGATTTGCCGCAGCGATTCTTTGGAAAACAGCGACATATTGGCCGCAAAAAATAAGATGGCCGCCGCAATGGTCAGAAAGCCAAAAATCCGGTGCAGCCGCGCCACCACGCGCAGGCGTTTGTCAGCCGCGTTTCGGATCATCCGGCGGCGGGCCCGCCGGTCCACGCGGGCGGTATGCGGTTTTTGAACCATAGGGACTCCTTCCTCATTGTATCGCAGACGAACGGCAAAAATGTGAACAACTCATGAAAAATTCATGCCGTTCGGAAAAAGCCAGATTTACGCGTCCAGCCGGTACGGGGCAAGCTCAGGCGTGTCCTCGTACCACAGCCGGTTCATATACAGCCCATGGGCAGGCAAGGTCGGTCCCGCCTCGGCACGCTCGCCGGCGCGCAGGATGGCGGTCACATCGTCGGGCGATAATTTGCCGCTGCCGACATACAGCAGCGTCCCCGAGATGGCACGCACCATGTTATACAAGAACCCATCCCCACACACACGGATGCGGATGAGCGGTTCTTTCTCCATGTCGCGCTGGGCGGTAAAGCCGGGTGCTTCACAGGCTTCCACCTCGCAGTGGAAGATCGTGCGCACCGTGGATTTGACCGGAGTACCGACCGAACGCACAGCGGCAAAATCCTGCTTGCCGACAAAGCGCTGCGCGCCAGCCTGCATGCGGGCCAGGTCGATCGGATAGGTATAGCGATACGCGCGCCCGGCCAAAAACGGGTCGGGCAGACGCGATGGATAGACATAATACGCATATTCTTTTTTGGTGCACGAAAACCGCGCATCAAAATCTTCGGGCACCTGCACGGCCGCCGAAACGGCAATATCGTCCGGCAGCTGGGCATTGAGCGCCAGCGGCAGGCGGTCCAGCGGGATGGTGCAGTCGGCCTTGAAATTGGCGACATACCGTCTGGCATGGACGCCCGCGTCGGTGCGGCCCACGCCCGACACATAGGTCTGGCAGCCCAGCAGCTTATCCACCGCTTCGGTCAGGGTCTGCTGGATGGACGCGCCGTTTTTCTGCACCTGCCAGCCGTGGTAGGCCGTGCCGTCATAGGATAAAATCAGTGCAATGTTCACCAGCCCATTCTCCCTCCTGTGATGATGGCGGCAAACATCACGCCCGAAATCAGGATGGCCAGATAATCCACCCGGCCGGTCTTGAGCTGCTTCATGCGGGTGCGGCCTTCATCGCCGCGGTACAAGCGGCATTCCATCGCGGTCGCCAGTTCGTCGGCTCTGCGGAAAGCCGATATAAACAGCGGCACCAAAATAGGCACCATTGCCCGGGCACGCTGCAAAATGTTGCCCGATTCAAAATCGGCGCCGCGCGCCTTCTGGGCGGCGATAATCTTCTCGGTTTCCTCGATGAGGGTCGGGATAAACCGCAGCGCAATGGACATCATCATGGAAAGTTCATGCACGGGCACATGAATCTTTTTCAGCGGACCCATCAGCCGCTCGAGCCCGTCGGTCAGGTCGATGGGCGAGGTGGTATAGGTCAGCATGGACGTGCCGATGATGAGCAGCATAATGCGCAGCACCATCTGGATGGCAGCAAAAATGCCCTGCTTGGTGATGTGCAGAAAGCCCCACGACCAGAGCTCATCGCCCGGGGTATAAAACAGGTTGAGGACCGCGGTAAAGATGACAATAAACAAAATGGGTTTCAAACCGCGCACGACCATCTTAAGATGGACCCGCGAAATGCGGATGACCGCCAGCAGGTACAAAACCATGAGCCCATAGGAAATCGGCCCGCCTGCCAAGAACAGAGTGACGATCATGGCGATGACCAGCACGATTTTCACGCGCGGGTCGACCCGGTGTACCGCGCTGTTTCCGGGGAAAAACTGCCCGATGGTGATATCTCTCAGCATGTCTTCCCCTCCTTTTTGCAGGCGGCCAGCGCGCGCACGGCGTCTTCGACCGTGAAAATGGACGGGTCGAGCGAAAGGCCACGGCGATTCAGTTCCAAAATGACCTTGGTGATCTCCGGGATGTCCAGCCCAGCCGCGATGATCTCCTCGGCGTGCGAAAATACCTCGCGCGGGGTGCCGAGCAGCATGACCTTGGCGTCCTTCATCACGAGCATCCGGTCGGCCATGCGCGCCGCGTCCTCCATCGAGTGGGTGACGAACAAAATGGTCGCGCCGGTCTGTTTGTGGTATTCCTGGATCTCGGCAAAGATCTCGTCCCGGCCAGCCGGGTCGAGGCCTGCGGTCGGCTCGTCCAAAATGAGCACTTCGGGCCGCATAGCGATGACGCCCGCAATGGCCACACGCCGTTTTTGTCCACCCGACAGGGCAAACGGTGACTGGTCGGCCAGCTCGGGCGCCAGACCGACAAAGGCCATGGCTTCGCGCACCCGCTCGTCGATCTCATTTTGGCTCAGTCCCATATTGGTCGGACCAAAGGCGATATCCTTGGCAATGGTCTCTTCGAACAGCTGATACTCGGGATACTGGAACACCAGACCGACCCGGAAACGGGTCTCCCGGCTGCATTTGCCTTTGGCATTCCAAATGGACTGCCCGGCCAGCAGCACTTCGCCTTCGGTGGGCTTTAACAGCCCGTTAAAATGTTGGATGAGGGTAGATTTGCCCGAACCGGTATGGCCGATGATGCCCAGCACCTCGCCTTGTTTGATTTGCAGGTCTACATGGTCGAGCGCCTTGCGCTCAAAAGGGGTGCCTGCCCCGTAGACTTGGGTCAAGCCCCGTGTTTCTAAGATGTAAGACACGATGAATTTCCTTTCGTGTACAAGATTCAAGCGGTCAGATACCGCTGCAAAATGTCTGCGCACTCCTCCACGCTCATCGCGCCGATCGGCAGGTCTGCGCCTGTCTGCTGCCGCAAGTCGTAAAGCACCTCAATCGTCTGCGGTACGGTCAGCGAAGCCCGCCGCAATTCGTCCACCCGGGTGAAGATTTCGCGCGGCACGCCGTCCATGAGCACCTTGCCCTTGTGCATGACCACCACGCGCCCGGCCTGAACGGCCTCGTCCATGTGGTGGGTGATGAGGATGACCGTGATGCCGAAATGCTGGTTGAGCTGCCGGATGACCCGCATGACTTCTTTGCGGCCCGCAGGGTCGAGCATGGCGGTCGGTTCGTCAAAGACTACGCAGCGCGGCATCATGGCAATGACGCCCGCAATGGCGACGCGCTGCTTTTGGCCGCCCGACAATTTGTGCGGCGCATGCCCGCGGTATTCGTACATACCCACAGCTTTGAGCGCTTCATCCACCCGGCGGCGGATCTCCATGGGCGGCAAGCCCATGTTTTCCAGCGCAAAGGCGACGTCCTCCTCCACGACCGTGGCAACGATCTGGTTGTCGGGGTTTTGGAAAACCATCGCGCAGGTCTTGCGGATGTCGTACAGCTTGCTTTCGTCGGCTGTATCCATCTGGTCGACATAGACCTTGCCGCCTGTAGGCAGGCGGATGGCGTTAAAATGTCCGGCCAGCGTGGATTTGCCCGAACCGTTGTGGCCGAGCACTGCAACAAACT
Proteins encoded:
- a CDS encoding CvpA family protein codes for the protein MDIYETLPSVLQGLLNMPDLILLAIILVSAILGASRGLVRTVCNFLGRIVALAGATLAARLIAPALARYLVTPIVGQVFEIRATDLLSRMPELADTLQTTATDMAASMAESLAFFLLFFIFLIVMNVVVHMVATALKIVTRIGPIGFLDGLGGFALGAVFGLVLCLLGLLALTIFSPSTFGELGWLSPTRVEGTSLTAFLLGLLPTI
- a CDS encoding DUF5711 family protein translates to MVQKPHTARVDRRARRRMIRNAADKRLRVVARLHRIFGFLTIAAAILFFAANMSLFSKESLRQIGTYLTAGFSAGQAGDRIGYEAGNSAAILPFGDGVAVADNDNLVLKTPGGTQLTEPLGYSSPELCVNDRYVLVYDREGSSAVLTSSMLVASRQKLESPILSGCLGDSGDYALITNETGYKSAVTVFSSGGKQIFKWATPDAYFQAAALSPDGKGLAVAAFQQTGTELEGKLYFRDLDSEKIISEVSLGSVVPLAVGYLDGSTVAVVGDYSTSIINRKGEIITTISYSVDDLNAYCFGGGKLALAIHSYSGQARSELTILEASGAQSEPLAIEEELQAIDYDGARLALLTSSGLTVYDSALRPLWANTSAAGAGGVGLTGDGGVWLTYPKQATFVSAASDTSEELK
- the truA gene encoding tRNA pseudouridine(38-40) synthase TruA — translated: MNIALILSYDGTAYHGWQVQKNGASIQQTLTEAVDKLLGCQTYVSGVGRTDAGVHARRYVANFKADCTIPLDRLPLALNAQLPDDIAVSAAVQVPEDFDARFSCTKKEYAYYVYPSRLPDPFLAGRAYRYTYPIDLARMQAGAQRFVGKQDFAAVRSVGTPVKSTVRTIFHCEVEACEAPGFTAQRDMEKEPLIRIRVCGDGFLYNMVRAISGTLLYVGSGKLSPDDVTAILRAGERAEAGPTLPAHGLYMNRLWYEDTPELAPYRLDA
- a CDS encoding energy-coupling factor transporter transmembrane component T family protein, with amino-acid sequence MLRDITIGQFFPGNSAVHRVDPRVKIVLVIAMIVTLFLAGGPISYGLMVLYLLAVIRISRVHLKMVVRGLKPILFIVIFTAVLNLFYTPGDELWSWGFLHITKQGIFAAIQMVLRIMLLIIGTSMLTYTTSPIDLTDGLERLMGPLKKIHVPVHELSMMMSIALRFIPTLIEETEKIIAAQKARGADFESGNILQRARAMVPILVPLFISAFRRADELATAMECRLYRGDEGRTRMKQLKTGRVDYLAILISGVMFAAIITGGRMGW
- a CDS encoding energy-coupling factor transporter ATPase; translation: MSYILETRGLTQVYGAGTPFERKALDHVDLQIKQGEVLGIIGHTGSGKSTLIQHFNGLLKPTEGEVLLAGQSIWNAKGKCSRETRFRVGLVFQYPEYQLFEETIAKDIAFGPTNMGLSQNEIDERVREAMAFVGLAPELADQSPFALSGGQKRRVAIAGVIAMRPEVLILDEPTAGLDPAGRDEIFAEIQEYHKQTGATILFVTHSMEDAARMADRMLVMKDAKVMLLGTPREVFSHAEEIIAAGLDIPEITKVILELNRRGLSLDPSIFTVEDAVRALAACKKEGKTC
- a CDS encoding energy-coupling factor transporter ATPase, which translates into the protein MSEIIKTENLTYAYHDENGNSHFALNGIDLSIGRGEFVAVLGHNGSGKSTLAGHFNAIRLPTGGKVYVDQMDTADESKLYDIRKTCAMVFQNPDNQIVATVVEEDVAFALENMGLPPMEIRRRVDEALKAVGMYEYRGHAPHKLSGGQKQRVAIAGVIAMMPRCVVFDEPTAMLDPAGRKEVMRVIRQLNQHFGITVILITHHMDEAVQAGRVVVMHKGKVLMDGVPREIFTRVDELRRASLTVPQTIEVLYDLRQQTGADLPIGAMSVEECADILQRYLTA